A window of Streptomyces sp. NBC_01224 genomic DNA:
CCGAGCCGTTGCGCGCGTTCCCGGGCGTCGGCGACGAGACGCTCCGCGACAATCTGTTCGGTGGGACGCTCGGTGTCGGAGGGGGAGTGCGTGCCTTCGTAGCGCTCCCACAGCGACGCGTGGACGACGCGCAGGGGAAGCCCCGATCGTGCCGCTTCCGCCGCTGCCCAGTCCAGGGCACGGAGGCTGCCCTCCGATCCGTCCACTCCGACGACTACGGGGAGCTGCATCGCTCCCACCGCCTTCCGTGCTCGGTCCACCTCGGGCCCGGGTGAATTGCTCGGGCGCGTGTCCGGGCGTGAGCCCGGATGTTTCTACGGTTCGATCGTCAGTACCTGGTTCAAGGGGCGGCGTGGCGTGCGCGGTCCCGTGGGCCCGTATCCCAGGCGGACGATCATCTGTGCGTGCCCCGTGCCGAAGACCGGGTCGCGCAGGAGCCACCGCAGGTCCGGCCATTCGATGGGCTGGGTCGCGAACGAGGTGGACACATTGTGGAGCGTGGCGGTCAGCAGTACGCGCTCCAGCGCCTGTCCTGCGCTCAGCCAGTCCATGGGGTGATCACCCGGGGTGCTCAGCAGGGCCAGTTGCGGCCGCTTCTCGAACCGGACGCGTGCCCGGCCCGGGAGGACGCCGCTTCCCGCGAAATCGCGGGTGGTCGCTCGTTCGGAGGCGTCGCGGGGGCCGAAGGCGTAGTCCGGGATTCCGTCGACGGGCGCCTCGGTCTTCGTGTTCCGGGTCCAGTGCTCCTGCTCCGCCTCCCGTGCCGGATCCCCGCGGTCGTATCCCTCGGCGTCCCGGATCAGTTCGAGCACGGTCTCCAGATGCGGCGGGGCCAGGAACGCGAAGTCCGCGCCCTCGATACGGGCCGCGTCGGCGAACTGCGCACGGATGTCCTCGGGGATCGCCTGCTCGTCGAACGGATAGCGGCTGGTGTGC
This region includes:
- a CDS encoding Acg family FMN-binding oxidoreductase gives rise to the protein MPSQTLDDATLADLVADATAAPSMHNAQPWQFRYTRAGRTLTLVADLDRAMPEADPANRALHVGCGAALLNLRVSAAHQGLDAVTALLPEPSAPAVLATVRLGVRPDAPREPADEALAALHPAIRDRHTSRYPFDEQAIPEDIRAQFADAARIEGADFAFLAPPHLETVLELIRDAEGYDRGDPAREAEQEHWTRNTKTEAPVDGIPDYAFGPRDASERATTRDFAGSGVLPGRARVRFEKRPQLALLSTPGDHPMDWLSAGQALERVLLTATLHNVSTSFATQPIEWPDLRWLLRDPVFGTGHAQMIVRLGYGPTGPRTPRRPLNQVLTIEP